In the genome of Electrophorus electricus isolate fEleEle1 chromosome 26, fEleEle1.pri, whole genome shotgun sequence, one region contains:
- the il12rb1 gene encoding interleukin-12 receptor subunit beta-1, whose protein sequence is MLEAMGAIGLLVLILAGSIAEDTACSVSSSPLCYKNNTQPQEDFFCEWKDQDTSQNVNYTIFINSASSSYNSRFEVRGSLYRDLPVESLITTRPLEIWVQRQEGTKICTSPKFSVTLINSVKYSAVQIKNMTRSAGTLTLRWLRADNKGADHEIRWKKINASWQNETFVTEDSIKNEVTLDSYTLRLDHYSVYQVQVKRRAKQSILWSDWSHIVDIPLEVQQPIVNWTEKKLEGKRAIILSWNVPPAETALGGVIYKLTLALPCERKTKTTKNTFYKMLITYSEARVSIVAINNVGNSPSQQIIIPPVEHLKYCHTNVVSQGRRAYTNRTHCLEWYKLIDGETRPVNVHTSSSDTIEDIKKHMKEFVRYYYFLDTGRNQRRRTTFMCPIYSAEGAPIARPQNITILNETHNSVVLRWRSIPVQDQQGFMQHYVIWISKEGHREAAYHEVPANQTSFLLRNLDAGSSYTVHIAGQTKIGAGPNSTANFFTIHYGLSRRNTIILTVCAVLLLISVAFSVVIKRLRSKLLPVIPSPVISVTPSYHLNNQDMSVASEEVHNVILLYQKHSHRPNHEQSTLLRDCDLRVCEEEEDEETEAHFTDLHSADQSSSFPNIICKGKTLRLTVPQLAAEKNQREVNEEVSVLLYRDGLSLENKGLENEVTSLQVS, encoded by the exons ACACAGCATGCAGTGTGTCCTCGAGTCCACTGTGTTACAAGAACAATACTCAACCTCAGGAGGACTTCTTTTGTGAATGGAAGGACCAAGACACTTCTCAAAATGTTAATTATACTATTTTCATTAA TTCAGCCAGTTCCTCATACAATAGCCGATTTGAAGTTCGAGGTTCATTGTACAGAGACCTGCCTGTAGAAAGTCTAATTACTACACGTCCATTGGAGATATGGGTACAGAGGCAAGAAGGCACCAAGATTTGCACCTCGCCCAAATTTTCTGTGACCCTTATTAACTCAG TCAAATACAGTGCTGTTCAAATAAAGAACATGACAAGGTCAGCTGGAACTCTTACACTAAGATGGCTCAGAGCAGACAATAAAGGTGCTGATCATGAGATCAGATGGAAGAAGATTAATGCTTCATGGCAAAAT GAAACATTTGTGACTGAGGACAGCATAAAGAATGAAG TTACACTGGATTCCTACACACTACGCCTAGACCATTATTCAGTGTACCAGGTGCAAGTCAAGCGCCGGGCCAAGCAAAGCATCCTGTGGAGTGACTGGAGCCATATTGTTGACATTCCCCTTG AAGTTCAGCAGCCTATTGTCAACTGGACAGAAAAAAAGCTTGAAGGGAAAAGAGCCATTATACTCAGCTGGAAT gtGCCGCCTGCAGAAACTGCTCTGGGGGGTGTCATTTACAAACTGACTCTGGCGCTACCTTGTGAAAGGAAAACCAAAACCACTAAGAACACCTTTTATAAGATGTTAATAACTTACTCTGAAGCCAGAGTTTCTATTGTTGCAATAAACAATGTAGGGAACTCACCTTCTCAACAGATCATCATTCCCCCtgttgaacatttaaaat ACTGTCACACCAATGTGGTATCACAAGGAAGACGTGCTTATACTAATCGAACACACTGCTTGGAGTGGTATAAGCTTATAGATGGAGAGACACGGCCAGTAAATGTACACACCTCGAGTTCTGATACAATTGAAGACATTAAAAAAC ATATGAAGGAATTTGTGCGCTATTACTACTTTCTTGACACTGGACGTAACCAGCGACGACGCACAACTTTCATGTGCCCCATTTATTCTGCAGAAGGAG CACCAATTGCACGTCCACAGAATATCACAATTTTAAATGAGACACATAATTCAGTGGTGCTGAGGTGGAGATCCATTCCTGTTCAGGACCAGCAAGGTTTCATGCAGCACTATGTAATATGGATCTCAAAGGAAGGCCACAGAGAAGCAG CTTACCATGAAGTGCCAGCAAATCAAACTAGTTTCCTTCTTAGGAACCTTGATGCAGGGTCCTCTTACACAGTCCACATCGctggacaaacaaaaataggGGCAGGCCCTAATTCTACTGCAAATTTCTTCACGATCCACTATG GGTTGTCAAGGAGGAACACGATCATCTTAACTGTTTGTGCAGTTTTGCTTCTGATTTCAGTTGCATTCTCTGTTGTAATAAAAAG GCTAAGGAGTAAGCTGTTACCAGTTATCCCAAGCCCTGTGATTAGTGTCACACCTTCCTATCATCTAAATAATCAG GACATGAGTGTGGCGAGTGAGGAGGTGCACAATGTGATTCTGTTGTACCagaaacacagtcacagacccaACCATGAGCAAAGCACCTTGCTGCGAGACTGTGACCTCAGAGTctgtgaagaggaggaggatgaagagacTGAAGCACATTTTACTGATTTACACTCTGCTGACCAATCCAGTTCCTTTCCAAACATTATTTGTAAAGGGAAGACACTGAGGCTCACGGTCCCCCAGTTGGCAGCAGAAAAAAACCAGAGGGAGGTGAATGAAGAGGTCAGCGTTCTCTTATACAGAGATGGCCTTTCCTTGGAAAACAAAGGCTTGGAGAATGAGGTGACATCACTGCAGGTATCTTGA